In Nocardioides jishulii, the DNA window GGTCCAAGTCCGCGGGGGTCGTCGCCAAGGCACCCAAGAGCGAGGCCGGCATTCGCGATGTCCCCATCCCGCCCGACATCCTCGAGGCCGTGATCGAACATCGAAGGGAACACGCGGCACCGGGACCCCAAGGGCTGATGTTTCCCGGCTCCGGCGGTGGCCATCTCTCCCCCAGCGCCTTCTACGGCAAAGTCTCAAAGAAGCGACGTGGGAAACCCGACACCACGGGATGGGGTTGGTACGAAGCTCGTCGTCTAGCAGGACGCGAAGACCTCCGCTTCCACGACCTCAGACACGGGGCACTCACGGAAGCAGCTCGGCACGGCGCGACTCTGGCGGAACTCATGGCACTCGGTGGTCACTCCACCAGCCAGGCCGCCATGCGCTACCAGCAAGCTGCTTCCGATCGCCTTGCAGAGCTGGCTCGGAAGCGTGCCGAAGCACGGGGGTGGACCGCGAGTACGGACTGAACCAACTCACGAGCCCGGTTGGCCCGGTGGCGTCGCAGCCGAAGAGGCCAATCCTCACGGCTTGGACAGCCGTAACCAGTTGCTCGACTCAATGTGACTGCCCCAGCGCCGATCACTCCGCGGTTCTCCCCGCCTGTGCCGCCTGCCGCGGATATGCTCACGCATTGAGGAATGACCTCGCAAGCCGGCGGGTCAAGGGTTAGGGGAAAGCATGACCGCCCAGGTCGCGACAGCGCCAGACGTGCAGGCCAAAGTCGAGGAGCAGCTCGTGAAGTCCCGGCACCGGGTGAAGACGTACGGCGAGGTCCTGACGCCCCGACACATGGTCGACCGCATGCTCGACCTGGTGCAGAAGGACTTGGAATGCGTCGACAGCACCTTCCTAGAGCCGTCAGCCGGCGACGGTAACTTCCTGATCGCGATCCTGGAGCGCAAGTTGCAGGCCATCGAGCGCAGTTACCCATACGGGAAGTGGCCCGAGGCCTCGCTGTTCGCCTTGGCCTCGATCTACGGCATCGAGCTGCTGGAGGACAATCACAAGGACGCCAAGTTGCTGATGCTCTCGACGTTCCTGCGCTTTCACAAGGAGCGCGAGGTGCCCTGCGGGCCACGGACGAGCCTGTACCGGTCCGCTGCCTTCCTTATCGACACCAACGTCGTCCGTGGGAACACCCTCACAGGTCTAGACTGGCGGGCCAGTGAGATCCAGCTCTCCTGGTGGCACCGGGTCGAGGGCCTGCCTGGGATGGTCCAGCGGGAGCCGTTCACGTTCTCCTCACTGCGCGAGGGGGCCCTCGACTTCAACGTCTACCCGGACTACGAGCCTTGCCCGATCGAAGAGGTACACGAGCAGGGCGGCTCGAATGGCTAGTCCGAAGATCGAGACCTACCGCGAGATCATCCCGCTGATCTACTCGTGGAAGACCCCGGACGTCCCCAAGTACGAGGGCTGGGAGAAGATCGGGTACACCGAGCAGGCGACTGCCGACGCCCGAATCGCGCAGCAGGCGAGCCAGATGTCCATCATTAAGGAGAAGGTCTGGGCGCGCCGGGCCGTTTTCACTTCAGAGGCGGGCGGGCGTTTCACCGACACCGACTTTCATGCATTCCTGCTTCAGCAGGGGGTGGAGCGGGAGCTCAAGCCGAAGCGGACAGAGTGGCACAACTTCGCCGACGCCCCCAGGAAGTCAATCGACTACTTCAACGACTTCGCGGGCCAGGACTTCTCCGCGATCCAGCGTGTCGACGTGATGGAGGACTACACCCTGCGGCCCGAGCAGCAAGCCGCGGTTGACCAGGCTGTGGCCGCATTCACGGGCGGCAAGCCCGAGGTGCTCTGGAACGCCAAGCCACGCTTCGGCAAGACGCTGACCACCTACGACCTCATGCGCGCACTGGAGGTGCAGAGGGTCCTGATCGTCACCAATCGTCCAGCCATCGCGAACGCCTGGTATGACGACTTCACGCAGTTCATCGGCCACAAGACCACCTTCCGGTTCGTCTCGGAGTCGCCCTCCCTGGACGGCCGATCGCCCATGACCCGCGAGCAGTGGCGGGCGTACTCGCTGGCCCACCAGGACACTAACCCGCGCATCGTGGAGTTCGTGTCACTGCAGGACCTCAAAGGCTCGCAGTACTTCGGCGGCTCCTACGACAAGTTGCGCCACATCGCGCAGTTCGACTGGGACCTGCTCGTCATCGACGAGGCACACGAAGGAATCGACACCACCAAGACTGACGTCGCCTTTGACCAGATCAAGCGCAAGTGGACGCTGCACCTGTCCGGTACGCCCTTCAAAGCGCTGGCGAAGGGCAAGTTCGAGCAGGACCAGATCTTCAACTGGACCTACGAGGACGAGCAGGCCGCGCGCAAAAACTGGACCCCCCAGAACGGGGAGAACCCTTACGCCGCGCTGCCGACGCTCAACCTGCTGACTTACCAGATCTCGCGGATGATCACCGATCGTCTGGCGGAGGGTGTGGCGACCGCCGAGGACGAGGCGAACATCGACTTCGCATTCAACCTCAACGAGTTCTTCGCGACCAAGAACAACGGCTACTTCGAGCACGAGGACGAGGTCGAGAAGTTCCTCGACTGCATGACGACGAACGAGAAGTACCCGTTCTCCACTCCAGAGCTGCGCGACGAGATCCGCCACTCCTTCTGGTTGCTCAACCGCGTTGCCTCAGCGAAGGCGCTCGAGCGCATGCTCAAGAAGCACGAGGTCTTCAAGGACTACACAATTGTTCTCGCTGCCGGTGACGGGCGCCCGAACGACGACGACGCGGACCCGGTGGCCGCTGGCAAGTCGCTCGACAAGGTGCGCCAAGCGATCGCTGAGGCAGAGAAGGCCGGCGGCAAGACCATCACCCTCTCGGTCGGCCAGCTCACCACCGGTGTCACGGTGCCCGAGTGGACCGCGGTTATCATGCTCTCGGACTTGTCCTCGCCGGCCCAATACATGCAGGCGGCGTTCCGGGCACAGAACCCCTGCACCTTCGAGCGTGGCGGGCAGGTCTTCCAGAAGCAGAACGCCTACGTCTTTGACTTCGCCCCCGAGCGCACGCTCACGATCCTCGACGCTTTCGCCAACAACCTGCACCCCAACCCCTCGGGTGACCCGGCAGTGCGTAAGGAGAACATCCGCACGCTGCTCAACTTCTTCCCGGTGCTCGGCGAGGACGCCGAGGGTCGGATGATTGAGCTCGACGCGTCGCAGGTTCTGACGTTCCCGCAGATCTTCAAGGCCCGCGAGGTAGTACGCCGAGGGTTCCTGTCGAACCTGCTGTTCGCCAACGTCGGCGGCATCTTTCGCTACACCGAGCACGTCAAGGAGATCCTCGACAAGCTCCCCACGGTAAAACAGGGCAAGGTGAAGGCGGACGATCCCATCGAACTCCCGCAGCCCCCGCCGGTGACCGACCCGGAGGGCAAGGTCGACGTCAACGCCATCACCGAGACCGTGATCAACCCCAAGGTCGAGGAACTCGGCAAGCCGGTGTACCGCATCGAGGACATCCTGATCCCCGAGCCCGACGCACCCGCCGCGACGGCTGCAACGGCTATCGCCAAAGCCGTCACGGAGCAGACCCGCGCTAAGCGCGAGCAATTGAAGGACGAGTACGGACTCACGGTTGCCCAGGTCGACAAGGACATCAAGAAGACCGAGCAGGCCGTCAAGGACCAGGTCGAGCGCGCCTACACCGACCACAACATTGTCAATAAGCACATCGAGAACGAGCTCAAGAGCGCGGCCACCGAGGCGGAGGCCGGTGCCATCGCTTCGAAAAAGGCCGAGCAGGACGAGGCGTTCAAGGCGAGCATCCTCTCCATCGTCGAGAGCACGATGGAGAGGATCGTGCCTCAGGTGGTCACGCGCGAGGAGACCAAAAAGGAGCAGAGGCGGGCGAACAAGACCATCGAGGACGCACGTTCACACCTGCGGGGCTTCGCTCGCACGATCCCGATGTTCCTCATGGCCTACGGCACCCGCGACCTCCGGCTCTCCAACTTCGACGACTACACGCCCGACGACGTGTTCGAGGAAATCACCGGGATCACAGAGGCGGAGTTCCGGCTGCTGCGCGACGGTCAGGAAGTCGCGGAGAAGGACGGGACCGTCACTAAGGTACCGGGCCTGTTCGACGAGGGCGTCTTCAACCAGGCCGTCCTGGAGTTTCTCGACAAGAAAGAAGCTCTCGCCGACTACTTCGACGACGCTCAGACCGAGAACATCTTTGCTTACATCCCACAGCAGAAGACCTCACTGGTCTTCACGCCACAGGCTGTCGTGAAACTGATGGTGGACACCCTCGAGGTCGAGAACCCCGGCATTTTCTGCGACCCTGAGAAGACGTTCGCGGACCTGTTCTCAACGGCCGGCCTGTTCCTCATGGAGCTAGTACGTCGCCTCGACACGGGCCTTGCCGAGGCATTCCCCGACCAGGACGAGCGGCTAGGACACATCATGTCAACGCAGCTGTTCGAGATGAGCCACAACGAAATCCTGCACCGCATCACGATCGAGGCTGTCTCCGGCGGGGTCCCAAAGCGCAAAGAGTGGCTCACCGAGTCCGGACACTTCCGGGTAGGCAACCTCGCAAACATGAGCGCCGCGGACCGTCAGGCGATGGTCGACGAGATGCTGCAGAAAGGCAACTGACGTGAACAAGAAGTTCGACGTCGTGATCGGCAACCCTCCCTACCAGGAGGATTCAGTCGGCGAATCGACCCACAACATGCCCATCTACGACAAGTTCATGGACGCGGCATTCGAAGTTGGCGACCAGGTCGTGCTCATCACGCCGGCACGCTTCCTCTTCAACGCGGGGTTCACGCCGAAGACATGGAACGAGAAGATGCTCGCGGACGAGCACCTGCAGGTAGCTCACTTCGAGCCCGATTCGAATCGACTCTTC includes these proteins:
- a CDS encoding methylase, coding for MTAQVATAPDVQAKVEEQLVKSRHRVKTYGEVLTPRHMVDRMLDLVQKDLECVDSTFLEPSAGDGNFLIAILERKLQAIERSYPYGKWPEASLFALASIYGIELLEDNHKDAKLLMLSTFLRFHKEREVPCGPRTSLYRSAAFLIDTNVVRGNTLTGLDWRASEIQLSWWHRVEGLPGMVQREPFTFSSLREGALDFNVYPDYEPCPIEEVHEQGGSNG
- a CDS encoding DEAD/DEAH box helicase; amino-acid sequence: MASPKIETYREIIPLIYSWKTPDVPKYEGWEKIGYTEQATADARIAQQASQMSIIKEKVWARRAVFTSEAGGRFTDTDFHAFLLQQGVERELKPKRTEWHNFADAPRKSIDYFNDFAGQDFSAIQRVDVMEDYTLRPEQQAAVDQAVAAFTGGKPEVLWNAKPRFGKTLTTYDLMRALEVQRVLIVTNRPAIANAWYDDFTQFIGHKTTFRFVSESPSLDGRSPMTREQWRAYSLAHQDTNPRIVEFVSLQDLKGSQYFGGSYDKLRHIAQFDWDLLVIDEAHEGIDTTKTDVAFDQIKRKWTLHLSGTPFKALAKGKFEQDQIFNWTYEDEQAARKNWTPQNGENPYAALPTLNLLTYQISRMITDRLAEGVATAEDEANIDFAFNLNEFFATKNNGYFEHEDEVEKFLDCMTTNEKYPFSTPELRDEIRHSFWLLNRVASAKALERMLKKHEVFKDYTIVLAAGDGRPNDDDADPVAAGKSLDKVRQAIAEAEKAGGKTITLSVGQLTTGVTVPEWTAVIMLSDLSSPAQYMQAAFRAQNPCTFERGGQVFQKQNAYVFDFAPERTLTILDAFANNLHPNPSGDPAVRKENIRTLLNFFPVLGEDAEGRMIELDASQVLTFPQIFKAREVVRRGFLSNLLFANVGGIFRYTEHVKEILDKLPTVKQGKVKADDPIELPQPPPVTDPEGKVDVNAITETVINPKVEELGKPVYRIEDILIPEPDAPAATAATAIAKAVTEQTRAKREQLKDEYGLTVAQVDKDIKKTEQAVKDQVERAYTDHNIVNKHIENELKSAATEAEAGAIASKKAEQDEAFKASILSIVESTMERIVPQVVTREETKKEQRRANKTIEDARSHLRGFARTIPMFLMAYGTRDLRLSNFDDYTPDDVFEEITGITEAEFRLLRDGQEVAEKDGTVTKVPGLFDEGVFNQAVLEFLDKKEALADYFDDAQTENIFAYIPQQKTSLVFTPQAVVKLMVDTLEVENPGIFCDPEKTFADLFSTAGLFLMELVRRLDTGLAEAFPDQDERLGHIMSTQLFEMSHNEILHRITIEAVSGGVPKRKEWLTESGHFRVGNLANMSAADRQAMVDEMLQKGN